A single window of Flagellimonas maritima DNA harbors:
- the gcvT gene encoding glycine cleavage system aminomethyltransferase GcvT encodes MNTTALTDTHIALGAKMVPFAGYNMPVSYEGVNIEHETVRKTVGVFDVSHMGEFLIEGPKALQLIQKVSSNDASKLVVGKAQYSCLPNETGGIVDDLIVYKIKEETYLLVVNASNIEKDWNHIAKYNEAIGATMRDLSHEYSLLAIQGPKAVEAMQSLSSIDLSQIKFYNFVVGDFAGIDHVIISATGYTGSGGFEIYCKNSEVKQVWDNVLEAGADFGIKPIGLAARDTLRLEMGYCLYGNDIDDTTSPLEAGLGWVTKFTKDFVNSDALAQQKAEGPKRKLVAFQIAEKGIPRSGYAILDEEGNEIGNVTSGTMSPSLSKGIGLGYVSIEHSKIDTKIQIRIRKNQVPATIVKLPFYKV; translated from the coding sequence ATGAATACAACTGCTTTAACCGATACACATATAGCCTTAGGTGCGAAAATGGTTCCCTTTGCAGGTTATAACATGCCTGTTTCTTATGAAGGTGTAAATATTGAACATGAAACCGTAAGAAAGACCGTTGGTGTATTCGATGTATCACATATGGGCGAATTTTTAATTGAAGGGCCTAAAGCATTGCAACTGATACAGAAAGTTTCGTCCAACGATGCCTCCAAACTAGTGGTCGGAAAAGCACAATATAGTTGCTTGCCAAACGAAACAGGAGGAATCGTTGATGATTTGATTGTTTATAAAATAAAGGAGGAAACCTATCTTTTGGTCGTAAACGCTTCCAATATAGAAAAGGATTGGAACCATATTGCAAAGTATAACGAAGCTATTGGAGCAACAATGCGAGACCTTTCCCATGAATATTCCTTACTGGCAATACAAGGCCCAAAAGCTGTCGAAGCCATGCAATCATTGTCTTCGATTGACCTTTCACAAATCAAGTTCTACAATTTTGTCGTAGGTGATTTTGCAGGAATAGACCATGTTATCATTTCAGCAACAGGCTATACTGGTTCAGGAGGTTTTGAAATTTATTGTAAAAACTCGGAAGTCAAACAGGTTTGGGACAACGTTTTGGAAGCAGGTGCCGATTTTGGAATCAAACCAATAGGACTGGCCGCCCGCGACACCCTACGCTTGGAAATGGGCTACTGCCTCTATGGAAATGATATTGATGATACTACATCTCCTTTAGAAGCTGGGCTGGGATGGGTAACCAAATTCACTAAAGATTTCGTGAACAGTGATGCCTTGGCGCAACAAAAAGCAGAAGGCCCAAAAAGAAAGTTGGTAGCATTCCAGATTGCCGAAAAAGGTATTCCCCGAAGCGGTTATGCCATCCTAGATGAAGAGGGGAACGAAATAGGGAACGTTACTTCGGGTACGATGTCGCCATCACTTTCAAAAGGTATCGGTCTAGGGTACGTTTCTATAGAACATTCAAAAATCGATACCAAGATTCAAATCAGGATAAGAAAAAACCAAGTGCCCGCCACCATAGTAAAATTGCCATTTTACAAAGTATAA
- a CDS encoding four helix bundle protein, with amino-acid sequence MDKFKFEKLNIWQKAMDFGEVIDRLALKFPEREKFNLASQICRASDSIALNISEGSIGQSNPEQRKFMGYSIRSLAEVVTCLFKAKRRKYIDEVKFVELYNEAFHLMNMMSAFKKNIK; translated from the coding sequence ATGGACAAGTTTAAATTCGAAAAGCTAAATATTTGGCAAAAGGCTATGGACTTTGGAGAAGTAATTGACCGACTAGCCCTTAAATTTCCTGAACGAGAAAAATTTAATTTAGCATCGCAAATTTGTAGAGCCTCTGATTCAATAGCTTTAAATATTTCCGAAGGTTCAATTGGGCAATCAAATCCCGAACAAAGAAAGTTTATGGGGTATTCCATTCGTTCATTAGCCGAGGTAGTAACCTGCTTATTCAAAGCAAAAAGAAGAAAATACATTGACGAAGTCAAGTTTGTCGAACTATATAATGAAGCATTCCATCTTATGAACATGATGAGTGCCTTTAAAAAAAATATTAAATGA
- the thrC gene encoding threonine synthase gives MKFYSLTNNHNQASFKEAVIAGIAPDKGLYFPEKITPLAADFFEKIETCSNHEIAFRAIHQFVSADIPDSILKDILKNVLDFDFPVVEIQEDIATLELFHGPTMAFKDVGARFMANCLGYFSKNESNEVTVLVATSGDTGGAVANGFLGVKRVNVVILYPSGKVSDIQEKQLTTLGQNIIAMEVDGTFDDCQKMVKSAFLDAEITALKKLTSANSINVARWLPQLFYFLFAFKQAKSKGKEIVFSIPSGNFGNVCAGMVAQKMGMPVKHFVAATNVNDVVPKFMHSGAYNPVPSIATISNAMDVGDPSNFVRIRQLYGNDLVELKKNLSSFSFSDEETKDAMKEIYSKSEYVVDPHGAVGYLGLKKYQKKNPNTFGIFLETAHPVKFLATVEETLNISPKIPPQIQKVINREKESIKINSYEGLKTYLMGT, from the coding sequence ATGAAATTCTACAGCTTAACTAACAATCACAATCAAGCTTCGTTCAAAGAAGCCGTTATAGCAGGAATCGCTCCAGATAAAGGACTCTACTTTCCAGAAAAAATTACTCCGTTAGCGGCAGATTTCTTTGAGAAGATCGAGACCTGTTCCAATCATGAAATAGCTTTTAGGGCAATTCATCAATTTGTGAGTGCCGATATCCCAGATAGTATTTTAAAGGATATCTTGAAAAACGTTTTGGATTTTGACTTTCCCGTGGTAGAAATTCAAGAAGATATTGCCACTCTTGAGCTATTTCACGGCCCTACTATGGCCTTTAAAGATGTTGGTGCACGATTTATGGCCAATTGTTTAGGGTATTTTTCCAAAAATGAAAGCAATGAAGTCACTGTTCTTGTTGCTACTTCCGGTGATACAGGAGGAGCGGTAGCCAATGGTTTTTTGGGAGTAAAAAGAGTAAATGTGGTCATACTGTACCCCAGTGGTAAAGTAAGCGATATACAAGAAAAACAGCTCACCACTTTGGGACAAAATATCATTGCAATGGAAGTTGATGGTACTTTTGACGACTGCCAAAAGATGGTAAAATCCGCTTTTTTGGATGCTGAAATTACGGCTTTAAAAAAATTGACATCGGCCAACAGTATAAATGTAGCGAGATGGCTACCACAATTATTTTATTTTTTATTCGCCTTTAAACAAGCTAAGTCCAAAGGCAAAGAAATTGTTTTCTCCATACCGTCCGGTAATTTTGGAAATGTTTGTGCTGGAATGGTGGCCCAAAAAATGGGTATGCCCGTCAAACACTTTGTAGCAGCTACTAATGTCAATGATGTGGTTCCAAAATTTATGCATAGTGGAGCTTATAATCCAGTTCCTTCAATAGCAACGATTTCCAATGCTATGGATGTTGGGGATCCCAGCAACTTTGTACGCATAAGACAACTGTACGGGAATGACCTTGTAGAGCTCAAGAAAAATCTTTCCTCTTTTTCGTTTTCAGATGAAGAGACCAAAGATGCCATGAAAGAAATCTATTCCAAATCCGAATACGTGGTGGACCCCCATGGAGCGGTGGGATATCTTGGTTTAAAAAAGTACCAAAAAAAGAATCCAAATACATTCGGAATCTTTTTGGAAACGGCCCACCCAGTCAAGTTTTTAGCTACTGTGGAAGAAACATTGAACATATCTCCAAAAATTCCCCCTCAAATCCAAAAAGTAATAAACAGGGAAAAAGAATCCATTAAAATAAATTCATACGAAGGGTTAAAAACCTATTTGATGGGTACATAG
- a CDS encoding homoserine kinase, with protein sequence MEELKVFCPATIANVSCGFDVLGLALDSVGDEMIVRKTSEKGVFITKIKGQQLPMETNKNVSGVAGLALLEKSDYQGGFEIEIDKKIKPGSGIGSSAASSAGAVWAMNQLLGKPFSNLELVQFAMQGEKLASDVAHADNVAPAIYGGFTLVRSYQPLDIISIPTPEELFATVIHPQIEIKTSDSRKILKTTITLEKGIRQWGNVGGLVAGLFQNDYSLIGRSLQDYIVEPIRSILIPGFDAIKINTREAGALGCGISGSGPSIFTLSKGEHTALQVADAMKETYKAIGVDFDIHVSKINVEGVKRMTDDR encoded by the coding sequence ATGGAAGAACTAAAGGTTTTTTGTCCGGCGACCATTGCCAATGTTTCTTGTGGATTCGATGTTTTAGGATTGGCATTGGATTCCGTAGGGGATGAAATGATTGTAAGGAAAACTTCGGAAAAAGGGGTATTCATTACTAAAATAAAAGGACAGCAACTCCCAATGGAGACCAATAAAAATGTTTCCGGTGTAGCAGGATTGGCGTTATTGGAAAAGAGCGATTATCAAGGTGGATTTGAAATAGAAATAGACAAAAAAATCAAACCAGGTAGTGGAATCGGAAGCAGTGCTGCAAGTTCGGCAGGGGCAGTGTGGGCCATGAATCAGCTTTTAGGCAAACCTTTTTCAAATCTGGAATTGGTCCAATTTGCCATGCAAGGTGAAAAATTGGCAAGCGACGTTGCGCACGCAGATAATGTGGCACCTGCCATTTATGGTGGATTTACATTGGTTCGAAGTTATCAGCCTTTGGATATTATTTCAATTCCCACACCTGAAGAATTATTTGCCACCGTAATTCATCCGCAAATAGAAATAAAAACATCGGATTCCAGAAAAATCTTAAAGACTACCATTACGCTGGAAAAAGGTATCCGACAATGGGGCAATGTTGGTGGACTTGTGGCCGGGCTTTTCCAGAACGACTATAGCTTAATAGGGAGGTCGTTACAAGATTATATCGTTGAGCCCATACGTTCTATTTTGATTCCAGGTTTTGATGCAATAAAAATAAATACTAGAGAAGCTGGAGCCTTGGGTTGTGGCATTTCTGGTTCTGGCCCATCGATTTTCACATTGAGCAAAGGTGAGCATACCGCTTTACAAGTAGCCGATGCTATGAAAGAAACGTATAAAGCTATAGGTGTTGATTTTGATATTCATGTGTCGAAGATCAATGTGGAGGGGGTGAAAAGGATGACCGATGACCGATGA
- a CDS encoding sugar nucleotide-binding protein encodes MNKKKILILGASGFIGNVIYKELCSYFNTYGTYFSNRSFSDNQQFYRYDLEEDDIFQILDKVNPDFIISALRGNFGAQVQAHQHVMEYLIQHKCKLYFISSANVFDAYSKFPSYESDKTLSESVYGRLKIKIENMMMRLPKEKTAILRVPMVFGNTSPRIKEIKSSLENNEPIEVFPNLIINVTNDDRLTQQIHYLINRDKTGIFHLGSIDLIQHEEFIKEVIKRIGNYHPVLKRVFTTNEDRYLAALPKDNKLPKNLRISSQDIINHHITVD; translated from the coding sequence TTGAACAAAAAAAAGATACTGATACTTGGGGCTAGCGGTTTTATAGGCAATGTTATCTATAAAGAACTATGCTCCTATTTTAATACCTACGGCACCTATTTTTCGAACAGGTCTTTTTCTGATAATCAACAATTTTACCGATACGATCTGGAAGAAGACGATATTTTCCAAATCCTTGACAAAGTGAATCCAGATTTTATAATTTCTGCTTTACGTGGAAATTTTGGGGCACAGGTTCAGGCGCATCAACATGTGATGGAATATCTCATTCAACATAAGTGCAAACTCTATTTTATATCATCGGCCAATGTTTTTGATGCCTACAGTAAATTTCCTTCCTATGAGTCCGACAAGACCCTATCGGAAAGTGTATATGGCAGGTTGAAAATCAAAATAGAGAATATGATGATGCGTTTGCCAAAGGAAAAAACCGCGATTCTAAGAGTTCCAATGGTCTTTGGGAACACATCGCCCAGAATAAAGGAAATCAAATCCAGCCTTGAAAACAATGAACCTATCGAGGTTTTTCCAAATCTGATCATCAACGTCACCAACGACGACAGGCTTACCCAGCAAATCCATTATTTGATCAATAGGGACAAGACGGGAATTTTTCATTTGGGCAGTATTGATCTAATTCAGCACGAAGAATTCATCAAAGAAGTCATCAAACGTATTGGAAATTACCACCCAGTGCTCAAACGAGTCTTTACTACAAATGAGGACAGGTATTTAGCGGCACTACCGAAAGA
- a CDS encoding glutaminase: MQDFQSILNNILKKAKQQTVKGKVADYIPELSGIDPDKFGIAVLDSERNICSTGDAKEQFSIQSITKVLALSMAMSHVGEALWKRVGVEPSGDPFNHLSLLEMENGIPRNPLINAGAIVVCDILVSRLENPKSEFLKYVQDIANDPTITYDKKVAKSEKRTGYRNYAAANLIKSFGNLENDVETVLDFYFYSCSLRMCCEQLVKVFYIFMNRGKCLRNNTHLTLTQVKRINAIMLTCGFYDEAGEFAFEVGLPGKSGVGGGIVALLPNKFCVATWAPGLNDKGNSKLGMWALEKLTTETGLSIF, translated from the coding sequence ATGCAAGACTTTCAATCCATATTGAATAATATTCTCAAAAAGGCCAAACAGCAAACGGTCAAGGGTAAGGTAGCCGACTACATTCCAGAACTATCAGGTATCGACCCGGATAAATTTGGCATTGCCGTTTTGGATAGTGAAAGAAACATATGCAGCACGGGTGATGCAAAAGAACAATTTTCGATACAAAGTATTACTAAAGTATTGGCCTTGTCCATGGCAATGTCACATGTGGGAGAAGCGTTGTGGAAACGTGTCGGTGTCGAGCCTTCGGGAGATCCGTTCAACCATTTATCACTCCTGGAAATGGAGAACGGTATACCAAGGAATCCACTTATAAATGCAGGAGCGATAGTGGTTTGTGATATTTTGGTTTCAAGACTTGAAAATCCAAAGTCTGAATTTCTAAAATATGTACAAGATATAGCAAACGACCCAACTATAACATACGATAAAAAAGTTGCAAAATCAGAAAAAAGAACAGGATACAGAAATTACGCCGCCGCCAATCTCATCAAATCTTTTGGAAATCTTGAAAACGATGTTGAAACGGTACTGGATTTTTACTTTTACTCCTGTTCGTTGCGTATGTGTTGTGAACAGTTGGTAAAGGTTTTCTACATTTTCATGAACAGGGGCAAATGTCTTAGGAACAATACCCATCTTACATTAACGCAAGTAAAACGTATCAATGCCATTATGCTCACTTGTGGGTTCTATGACGAAGCGGGGGAGTTCGCCTTTGAAGTGGGCCTCCCGGGAAAAAGTGGTGTTGGCGGAGGAATCGTAGCCTTGCTACCCAATAAATTTTGTGTCGCGACATGGGCACCAGGATTGAACGATAAAGGAAATTCCAAGCTCGGCATGTGGGCTTTGGAAAAACTAACGACCGAAACAGGTTTGTCAATTTTTTAA